The following are encoded together in the Bacillus sp. (in: firmicutes) genome:
- the motA gene encoding flagellar motor stator protein MotA produces MDRTTLIGIILGIVAVGVGMILKGVHLSALINPAAILIILLGTAASVIIAFPTHEIKKVPKLFGILFKESNHMQPKDVIKLFTDWAQTARKEGLLALEAQANEIEDPFLRNGLSLAVDGQSADYIRDVLNEEIEAMEERHQAGAAIFTQAGTYAPTLGVLGAVVGLIAALSNMENTDELGHAIAAAFVATLLGIFTGYVLWHPFANKLKRKSKQEVQLKLMMVEGILSVLEGESPRTIEQKLASYLPANERKELQEESVVKQYEPA; encoded by the coding sequence ATGGATCGAACAACATTGATAGGAATTATTTTAGGAATTGTTGCAGTAGGGGTAGGAATGATTTTAAAAGGGGTTCACTTATCGGCCTTAATTAATCCTGCTGCGATTCTAATTATTTTACTTGGGACAGCAGCATCTGTAATCATTGCCTTTCCAACACATGAAATTAAAAAGGTACCAAAATTGTTCGGGATTTTGTTTAAAGAATCCAATCATATGCAGCCGAAAGATGTCATTAAGCTGTTTACCGATTGGGCGCAAACTGCCCGAAAAGAAGGACTGTTGGCGTTAGAAGCGCAAGCGAATGAAATTGAAGATCCATTTTTACGAAATGGATTAAGCTTAGCGGTTGATGGACAAAGTGCGGATTACATAAGGGATGTGTTAAACGAAGAAATTGAAGCGATGGAAGAGCGTCATCAAGCGGGTGCGGCCATATTTACCCAAGCCGGTACATATGCTCCAACGTTAGGAGTTCTTGGTGCCGTTGTAGGTTTAATTGCGGCTTTAAGTAATATGGAGAACACGGACGAATTAGGACATGCCATTGCGGCGGCATTCGTGGCGACATTACTTGGTATTTTTACAGGGTATGTGTTATGGCATCCATTTGCAAATAAATTAAAACGGAAATCCAAACAAGAAGTGCAATTAAAACTTATGATGGTCGAAGGGATTTTATCCGTGTTAGAAGGGGAATCACCGCGGACGATTGAACAAAAATTGGCTTCCTATTTACCAGCAAATGAGCGCAAAGAATTACAGGAAGAAAGCGTTGTGAAGCAATATGAGCCGGCGTAA
- a CDS encoding DUF1992 domain-containing protein yields MDWIRLSEERIKKAYEEGEFQNLPGFGRPLKLDDEYVPEELRMAYRLLKNANYLPEEANWKKELLTFEDLLKSCKDEEERKQLEQQLNEKRVRYNQWLAKKRVQTNSSIFKNYEQKIEKRLTSD; encoded by the coding sequence TTGGATTGGATACGGTTGTCGGAAGAGCGTATAAAAAAAGCGTATGAAGAGGGTGAGTTTCAAAACTTACCGGGGTTTGGAAGGCCTTTAAAACTGGATGATGAATACGTACCGGAAGAATTACGGATGGCGTATCGTCTGTTGAAAAACGCAAATTATTTACCAGAGGAAGCAAATTGGAAAAAAGAACTCTTAACGTTTGAAGATTTGTTGAAGTCGTGTAAAGACGAAGAGGAACGAAAACAACTGGAGCAACAACTAAACGAAAAGCGTGTTCGTTATAATCAATGGCTGGCCAAAAAGCGGGTGCAAACAAACTCTTCCATTTTTAAAAATTACGAGCAAAAAATTGAAAAACGGTTAACTTCTGATTAA
- the hmpA gene encoding NO-inducible flavohemoprotein, whose amino-acid sequence MLSQKTIEIVKSTVPILAARGTEITSCFYRMMLNNHPELLNIFNHANQQKGRQQTALANTVYAAAEHIDQLHVLLPVVKQIAHKHRSLGVKPEHYPIVGKHLLLAIKEVLGDEATDEVLQAWEEAYGVIAKVFIDIEQEMYKEAAEQEGGWKDFKEFVLVRKEEESSVITSFYLKPKDGAPLPMFQPGQYITVRLQIPGEEYTLNRQYSLSSAPGNNTFRISVKREADRKPHGKVSNYLHDHFHVGDTIEVSVPAGDFVLEETEKNDVAFISGGVGVTPMMSMLEHLVKIKSNRRVSFIHAAKNEDVHAFKEDVKQLIGQLEHARQFTIYEQPINENSEYDLKGFITKDFLQSIVHKDTICYVCGPVPFMQTIIHHLQELGLPETHIRYEFFGPSMAMDQLEIVNS is encoded by the coding sequence ATGTTATCCCAAAAAACGATTGAAATTGTCAAATCTACCGTGCCAATTTTAGCTGCTCGCGGAACAGAAATTACGTCTTGTTTTTATCGAATGATGCTAAATAACCATCCGGAACTGTTAAATATTTTTAATCATGCCAATCAACAAAAAGGTCGTCAGCAAACGGCATTAGCCAATACAGTCTACGCGGCTGCGGAACATATCGACCAACTCCATGTATTGCTTCCTGTGGTCAAACAAATAGCGCACAAGCATCGCAGTTTAGGTGTAAAACCAGAACATTATCCAATTGTCGGAAAACATTTGTTGCTTGCGATAAAAGAAGTGCTTGGTGACGAGGCAACAGACGAAGTATTACAAGCATGGGAAGAAGCTTATGGAGTGATTGCTAAAGTATTTATTGATATAGAACAAGAGATGTATAAAGAGGCGGCAGAACAAGAAGGAGGTTGGAAGGACTTTAAAGAATTCGTCCTTGTACGAAAAGAAGAAGAAAGTAGTGTGATTACCTCTTTTTACTTAAAACCAAAAGACGGAGCGCCATTACCAATGTTTCAACCAGGTCAGTACATTACGGTTCGCCTGCAAATACCTGGAGAAGAATATACACTGAATCGTCAATATAGTTTATCATCCGCGCCAGGAAATAATACGTTCCGTATTTCTGTAAAACGGGAAGCGGACCGAAAACCCCACGGAAAAGTGTCTAATTACTTACACGATCACTTCCATGTTGGGGATACGATCGAAGTAAGTGTGCCTGCTGGTGATTTTGTTCTCGAGGAAACAGAAAAAAATGATGTGGCATTCATTAGTGGTGGAGTAGGAGTAACACCAATGATGAGCATGTTAGAGCACCTAGTTAAAATAAAATCCAATCGTCGTGTGTCTTTTATTCATGCAGCGAAAAATGAAGATGTTCACGCGTTTAAAGAGGATGTCAAACAATTGATTGGTCAGTTAGAACATGCTCGTCAATTCACTATTTATGAGCAACCAATTAATGAAAATAGCGAATACGATTTAAAAGGCTTTATTACGAAAGATTTCCTTCAATCAATCGTTCATAAAGATACGATTTGCTATGTGTGCGGTCCGGTTCCGTTTATGCAGACAATCATTCATCACTTACAGGAACTTGGACTTCCAGAAACCCACATTCGTTATGAATTTTTTGGACCTTCAATGGCCATGGATCAATTAGAGATCGTGAATTCTTAA
- a CDS encoding DUF1128 domain-containing protein, giving the protein MDLSVKSVENVEYMIEKIKEKLKVVNMGAIKPEHFDENLYEELRDIYEMVMKRSSFSPSEMQAIAEELGSLRKNK; this is encoded by the coding sequence GTGGATCTTTCTGTTAAGTCAGTAGAAAATGTGGAGTATATGATTGAAAAAATTAAAGAAAAGTTAAAGGTTGTCAATATGGGAGCGATTAAACCAGAACACTTTGATGAAAATTTGTACGAAGAACTTCGTGACATTTACGAAATGGTGATGAAACGCTCGTCATTTAGCCCAAGTGAAATGCAAGCAATAGCTGAAGAATTAGGAAGCTTACGGAAAAATAAGTAG
- the motB gene encoding flagellar motor protein MotB gives MSRRKKKHEHEHIDETWLIPYADLLTLLLALFIVLFSMSSVDAKKFQALSQVFNELFIGGTGVMEYQTPVPANEEGKQTKDITDDDIHAKEQEELTKLKAKIDTYIKQRQLADKFETSLSDEGLLLTIRDNVLFESGSAEVRPEDVDVAREVSNLLIMNPPRNIIISGHTDNVPINNSEFSSNWELSVMRAVNFMKLLLENDQLDPRWFSAKGFGEFQPIAPNDTESGRAKNRRVEVLILPRTG, from the coding sequence ATGAGCCGGCGTAAAAAGAAGCACGAACACGAACATATCGATGAAACGTGGTTAATTCCATATGCGGACCTTTTAACCCTTCTTCTAGCATTATTTATTGTTTTGTTTTCGATGAGTTCGGTGGATGCGAAAAAATTTCAAGCGTTGTCCCAAGTGTTTAACGAATTATTTATTGGGGGGACAGGTGTGATGGAATACCAAACCCCTGTTCCTGCCAATGAGGAAGGAAAACAGACGAAAGATATTACCGATGATGATATTCACGCTAAGGAACAAGAAGAGTTGACGAAATTAAAGGCTAAAATTGACACCTATATCAAGCAACGGCAACTAGCCGATAAGTTTGAAACATCCCTTTCAGATGAAGGCCTGTTGTTAACGATACGAGATAATGTGTTGTTTGAATCAGGAAGTGCGGAAGTTCGACCGGAAGATGTGGACGTTGCCAGAGAAGTGTCCAATTTACTTATTATGAATCCGCCACGAAACATTATTATTAGTGGACATACCGATAATGTACCAATCAATAATTCGGAGTTTTCTTCGAACTGGGAATTAAGTGTCATGCGAGCGGTAAACTTTATGAAGTTACTTTTAGAAAATGACCAATTAGATCCGCGCTGGTTTAGCGCCAAAGGGTTTGGCGAGTTCCAACCGATAGCACCGAACGATACGGAAAGCGGTCGTGCCAAAAACCGCCGCGTCGAAGTGCTTATTTTACCGCGAACAGGTTAA